Proteins co-encoded in one Aquincola tertiaricarbonis genomic window:
- a CDS encoding EamA family transporter, which translates to MPLLHLLLALAVVAVWGTNFVIIKQALIRLPPLLLGTLRFVFAVLPAIFFLPRPAVPWRQLAAYGVLIGAGQFGLLFIAMRADITPGLASLVVQTQVFFTIGLSMFIHRERLRGFQWLALALAAGGLGIIASHTDAHTTLLGLALVLTAAMCWAAGNLVAKAAGPVNMLAYVVWASVFSVPPLLLLSLVVEGPALIAHSLQHADAAAWGAVLWQSVGNTLFGYVAWAWLLARHPAATVSPMALLVPLFGMGASALVLGEPMQPWKLGAAALVMGGLALNLLGPRLWAPGKG; encoded by the coding sequence CTGCCGCTGCTCCACCTGCTGCTGGCGCTGGCCGTGGTGGCGGTGTGGGGCACCAACTTCGTCATCATCAAGCAGGCACTGATCCGCCTGCCGCCGCTGCTGCTGGGCACGCTGCGCTTCGTGTTCGCGGTGCTGCCGGCCATCTTCTTTTTGCCGCGGCCCGCGGTGCCCTGGCGCCAGCTGGCGGCCTACGGCGTGTTGATCGGCGCCGGCCAGTTCGGCCTGCTGTTCATCGCGATGCGGGCCGACATCACGCCGGGCCTGGCCTCACTGGTGGTGCAGACGCAGGTGTTCTTCACCATCGGCCTGTCGATGTTCATCCACCGCGAGCGGCTGCGCGGTTTCCAGTGGCTGGCGCTGGCGCTGGCGGCCGGCGGGCTGGGCATCATCGCCTCGCACACCGACGCGCACACCACGCTGCTGGGCCTGGCGCTGGTGCTCACCGCGGCCATGTGCTGGGCGGCCGGCAACCTGGTGGCCAAGGCCGCCGGGCCGGTGAACATGCTGGCCTATGTGGTGTGGGCCAGCGTCTTCTCGGTGCCGCCGCTGCTGCTGCTGTCGCTGGTGGTGGAAGGGCCGGCGCTGATCGCCCACAGCCTGCAGCACGCCGACGCGGCCGCCTGGGGCGCGGTGCTGTGGCAATCGGTGGGCAATACCCTTTTCGGCTACGTGGCCTGGGCCTGGCTGCTGGCCCGCCACCCGGCGGCCACCGTCTCGCCGATGGCGCTGCTGGTGCCGCTCTTCGGCATGGGCGCCTCGGCCCTGGTGCTGGGTGAGCCGATGCAGCCCTGGAAACTGGGCGCCGCGGCGCTGGTGATGGGTGGGTTGGCTTTGAACCTGCTGGGGCCGCGGCTGTGGGCGCCTGGCAAGGGCTGA